The following coding sequences are from one Lolium rigidum isolate FL_2022 chromosome 6, APGP_CSIRO_Lrig_0.1, whole genome shotgun sequence window:
- the LOC124659972 gene encoding PR5-like receptor kinase has product MAAASTSSTLHSLSFFLLLLVALSEATMLNITNRCSYTVWPAALPIGGGVQLNPGRTWTLNVSGLTSRGRLWARTGCSFDSRGNGSCQTGDCSGVLACKGHGRPPNTMAEFIIGQFNSTDFFDMSFVDGFNVPMDFLPVPAQGGTGCSKGPSCAANVTSQCPSELKAPGGCNNACTVFKQDRYCCTGNAAYNCVPTKYSMFFNQMCPDVYVDSMDTDWNKTFTCPLGTNYQIVFCPQINLTTSPSTGLSSSKGRIGLILGTIVSFILITAFILFVIHRRRTRRHQEMEEEFGKLQGRPIRFTFLQLEVATEQFRDKLGEGGFGSVFEGKLGGGKIAVKRLDHAGQGRKEFSAEVQTIGSIHHINLVKLIGFCVEKSHRLLVYEYMPKGSLDRWIYCQHENNAPPLDWSMRCKIITHIAKGLSYLHEECMKRIAHLDIKPQNILLDDNFNAKISDFGLCKLIDRDMSQVVTRMRGTPGYLAPEWLTSQITEKADVYSFGVVVMEVISGRKNIDASRSEESIHLIALLEEKVKCDNLVDLIDKNNDNMEAHQQDAIQMMKLAMWCLQIDCKRRPKMSEVVKVLEGTMYAESNIDHNFVSTNQATFGIPGSVTSSVPPLASHVSGPR; this is encoded by the coding sequence ATGGCAGCTGCCAGCACCTCTTCGACCCTCCACTCACTGTCCTTTTTCCTCCTACTTCTGGTTGCTCTCAGCGAGGCAACCATGTTAAACATCACCAACCGGTGCTCCTACACCGTGTGGCCGGCTGCTTTGCCCATAGGCGGTGGGGTGCAGCTCAACCCAGGGAGGACATGGACCCTCAACGTGTCCGGCCTCACCTCCCGCGGGCGCCTGTGGGCGCGCACGGGCTGCTCATTCGACAGCAGAGGCAACGGTTCATGCCAGACAGGCGACTGCAGTGGCGTGCTTGCCTGCAAAGGCCATGGTCGGCCACCCAACACGATGGCCGAGTTTATAATTGGCCAGTTCAACAGTACGGATTTCTTCGACATGTCCTTCGTCGACGGCTTCAATGTTCCCATGGACTTTCTGCCGGTGCCGGCGCAGGGAGGGACAGGGTGCAGCAAAGGGCCGAGCTGCGCCGCCAACGTCACATCGCAGTGCCCAAGCGAGTTGAAGGCTCCTGGAGGCTGCAACAATGCGTGCACTGTGTTCAAGCAGGACAGATACTGCTGTACTGGGAATGCAGCGTACAATTGTGTACCCACCAAATATTCTATGTTCTTCAACCAAATGTGCCCAGACGTCTACGTCGACTCCATGGATACTGACTGGAACAAGACATTCACTTGCCCATTGGGTACCAACTACCAGATCGTCTTTTGTCCACAGATTAATCTAACAACTTCTCCAAGCACCGGATTGTCATCCAGCAAAGGACGCATTGGTCTGATTCTAGGTACCATAGTCAGTTTCATCTTAATCACCGCATTCATCCTTTTTGTCATACAtagacgaagaacacgacggcaccaggagatggaggaagagtttGGGAAGCTACAAGGAAGACCAATTAGGTTCACATTTCTTCAGTTAGAAGTAGCAACCGAGCAATTCAGAGACAAGCTTGGGGAAGGAGGATTTGGTTCTGTGTTTGAGGGCAAGCTTGGCGGGGGAAAAATTGCGGTAAAACGTTTAGATCATGCAGGTCAAGGGAGGAAAGAATTTTCAGCAGAGGTTCAAACAATCGGAAGCATCCACCATATCAATCTGGTCAAACTGATTGGTTTCTGCGTGGAGAAATCACATAGGCTTTTGGTGTACGAGTATATGCCCAAAGGGTCTTTGGACAGGTGGATCTATTGTCAGCATGAGAATAATGCTCCCCCTCTGGATTGGAGCATGCGATGCAAGATTATCACTCACATAGCTAAGGGCCTCTCTTATCTTCATGAGGAGTGCATGAAAAGAATTGCTCATTTGGATATCAAGCCACAAAATATCCTCTTAGACGACAACTTCAATGCAAAAATTTCTGATTTTGGATTATGCAAGCTCATTGATAGGGATATGAGCCAAGTAGTTACTCGAATGAGAGGCACGCCTGGATATTTGGCTCCTGAATGGTTGACATCACAAATCACGGAAAAGGCCGATGTTTACAGCTTTGGTGTTGTGGTCATGGAAGTCATCAGCGGAAGAAAGAACATCGACGCCTCTCGATCGGAAGAGAGCATCCATCTCATTGCCCTATTGGAAGAGAAGGTGAAGTGCGATAACTTGGTAGATTTGATTGACAAGAACAATGACAACATGGAAGCACACCAGCAGGATGCAATTCAGATGATGAAGCTCGCGATGTGGTGTTTGCAGATTGATTGCAAAAGAAGGCCGAAAATGTCCGAGGTAGTCAAGGTCTTGGAAGGCACCATGTATGCAGAGAGCAATATAGATCATAACTTTGTCTCAACAAATCAAGCTACTTTCGGGATTCCTGGAAgtgtgacctcctctgttccgccTCTAGCCTCACATGTATCAGGCCCTAGGTGA
- the LOC124659973 gene encoding G-type lectin S-receptor-like serine/threonine-protein kinase SD2-5 isoform X1, producing the protein MAVVSTYPSLHLLSLHLLLLATTNEATRFTIINRCSFTVGGGMQLDPGKKWTLDMPTGTTDGRLWGRTGCSFHGKGGQSCQTGDCGGVLACTDNGQPPISLAEFKIGQGQTDDFFDISLVNGFNVPMDFLSVPTQGGPGCSKGPRCEANITAHCPTELQAPGGCNNACIASGTSNCEPTTYSGFFEQMCPDAYNSYNGFTCPTGTNYQVIFCPPLNLTVSPAPASSQPAPIGQASMSLKSSISRNHVVVLAPVGGFVLLTLLFIITFFTCKQRARRQQDMEEEEEFRELQGTPVRFTFQQLKVATRQFTDKLGEGGFGSVFKGQFGDERIAVKRLDQAGQGKMQFLAEVQTISSIHHINLVRLIGFCAEKSHRLLVYEYMPKRSLDRWIYCRHDNNDPPLDWSTRCKIITHIAKGLSYLHEECTKRIAHLDVKPQNILLDDNFNAKLSDFGLCKLIDRDTSHVVTRMRGTPGYLAPEWLTSQITEKADVYSFGIVVMEIICERKNLDTSRSEESIHLITLVEEKVKSDQLVDLIDKSSTDMQAHKKDVIQMMKLAMWCLQTECKKRPNMSEVVGVLEGNMNADINISNNFVATSPIFFGIAGNVSYSAPPLVSDVSGPR; encoded by the coding sequence ATGGCAGTGGTCAGTACCTATCCGTCTCTCCACCTCCTATCTCTCCACCTCCTCCTACTCGCCACCACTAACGAGGCCACTAGATTTACCATCATCAACCGATGCTCCTTCACGGTGGGAGGTGGCATGCAGCTCGATCCAGGGAAGAAGTGGACACTGGACATGCCCACAGGCACCACAGATGGGCGCCTGTGGGGGCGCACAGGCTGCTCATTCCATGGCAAAGGCGGCCAGTCGTGCCAAACAGGCGACTGCGGTGGTGTACTCGCTTGCACGGACAATGGTCAGCCACCCATCTCACTAGCTGAGTTCAAGATTGGCCAAGGCCAGACAGATGATTTCTTCGACATCTCCCTCGTCAATGGCTTCAATGTGCCCATGGATTTCCTGTCAGTGCCAACACAGGGAGGGCCAGGGTGCAGCAAGGGGCCACGCTGTGAAGCCAACATAACGGCGCATTGCCCAACCGAGCTGCAGGCTCCAGGAGGTTGCAACAATGCATGCATCGCCAGTGGGACAAGCAACTGCGAACCGACCACCTACTCAGGCTTCTTTGAGCAGATGTGCCCGGATGCTTACAACAGCTACAATGGTTTCACTTGCCCAACGGGAACCAACTACCAGGTCATCTTCTGTCCCCCATTAAACCTAACAGTTTCACCGGCACCTGCGAGTTCCCAGCCTGCGCCTATTGGGCAAGCAAGCATGAGCTTGAAATCCTCCATCTCAAGAAACCATGTTGTGGTTCTAGCTCCTGTAGGTGGCTTTGTTTTGCTCACACTATTGTTTATCATCACTTTCTTCACATGTAAACAAAGAGCACGACGACAACAAgatatggaggaagaggaagagtttCGGGAGCTACAAGGAACACCAGTGAGGTTCACTTTTCAACAGCTAAAAGTAGCAACCAGGCAATTCACAGACAAGCTCGGGGAAGGAGGATTCGGGTCTGTTTTCAAGGGGCAATTCGGTGATGAGAGAATTGCAGTGAAACGTTTGGATCAAGCTGGGCAAGGAAAGATGCAATTTTTGGCAGAGGTTCAGACAATCAGCAGCATCCACCACATCAATCTGGTGAGATTGATTGGTTTCTGTGCTGAGAAATCCCATAGGCTCTTGGTATACGAGTATATGCCCAAACGATCCTTGGACAGGTGGATCTATTGTCGACATGATAATAATGATCCTCCTCTGGATTGGAGCACACGATGCAAGATTATTACTCACATAGCCAAAGGACTCTCTTATCTTCACGAAGAGTGCACGAAAAGAATTGCTCATTTGGATGTCAAACCACAAAATATCCTCCTAGATGACAACTTCAATGCAAAACTTTCTGATTTTGGATTATGCAAGCTCATTGATAGGGATACGAGCCATGTGGTTACTCGAATGAGGGGCACACCTGGATATTTAGCTCCTGAATGGTTGACATCACAAATCACAGAAAAGGCTGATGTATACAGCTTCGGTATAGTGGTCATGGAAATCATTTGTGAAAGAAAGAACCTCGACACCTCGCGATCTGAAGAGAGCATCCATCTTATTACACTGGTAGAAGAAAAAGTGAAGAGCGATCAGTTGGTAGATTTAATTGATAAGAGCAGTACAGACATGCAAGCACACAAGAAAGATGTAATTCAGATGATGAAGCTTGCGATGTGGTGCTTACAGACTGAGTGCAAAAAAAGGCCTAATATGTCTGAGGTTGTCGGAGTCTTGGAAGGCAACATGAATGCAGATATCAACATAAGTAATAACTTTGTTGCAACAAGTCCAATTTTTTTTGGTATTGCTGGAAATGTAAGCTACTCAGCTCCACCTTTGGTCTCAGATGTATCAGGCCCAAGGTGA
- the LOC124659973 gene encoding G-type lectin S-receptor-like serine/threonine-protein kinase SD2-5 isoform X2 yields the protein MAVVSTYPSLHLLSLHLLLLATTNEATRFTIINRCSFTVGGGMQLDPGKKWTLDMPTGTTDGRLWGRTGCSFHGKGGQSCQTGDCGGVLACTDNVPTQGGPGCSKGPRCEANITAHCPTELQAPGGCNNACIASGTSNCEPTTYSGFFEQMCPDAYNSYNGFTCPTGTNYQVIFCPPLNLTVSPAPASSQPAPIGQASMSLKSSISRNHVVVLAPVGGFVLLTLLFIITFFTCKQRARRQQDMEEEEEFRELQGTPVRFTFQQLKVATRQFTDKLGEGGFGSVFKGQFGDERIAVKRLDQAGQGKMQFLAEVQTISSIHHINLVRLIGFCAEKSHRLLVYEYMPKRSLDRWIYCRHDNNDPPLDWSTRCKIITHIAKGLSYLHEECTKRIAHLDVKPQNILLDDNFNAKLSDFGLCKLIDRDTSHVVTRMRGTPGYLAPEWLTSQITEKADVYSFGIVVMEIICERKNLDTSRSEESIHLITLVEEKVKSDQLVDLIDKSSTDMQAHKKDVIQMMKLAMWCLQTECKKRPNMSEVVGVLEGNMNADINISNNFVATSPIFFGIAGNVSYSAPPLVSDVSGPR from the exons ATGGCAGTGGTCAGTACCTATCCGTCTCTCCACCTCCTATCTCTCCACCTCCTCCTACTCGCCACCACTAACGAGGCCACTAGATTTACCATCATCAACCGATGCTCCTTCACGGTGGGAGGTGGCATGCAGCTCGATCCAGGGAAGAAGTGGACACTGGACATGCCCACAGGCACCACAGATGGGCGCCTGTGGGGGCGCACAGGCTGCTCATTCCATGGCAAAGGCGGCCAGTCGTGCCAAACAGGCGACTGCGGTGGTGTACTCGCTTGCACGGACAATG TGCCAACACAGGGAGGGCCAGGGTGCAGCAAGGGGCCACGCTGTGAAGCCAACATAACGGCGCATTGCCCAACCGAGCTGCAGGCTCCAGGAGGTTGCAACAATGCATGCATCGCCAGTGGGACAAGCAACTGCGAACCGACCACCTACTCAGGCTTCTTTGAGCAGATGTGCCCGGATGCTTACAACAGCTACAATGGTTTCACTTGCCCAACGGGAACCAACTACCAGGTCATCTTCTGTCCCCCATTAAACCTAACAGTTTCACCGGCACCTGCGAGTTCCCAGCCTGCGCCTATTGGGCAAGCAAGCATGAGCTTGAAATCCTCCATCTCAAGAAACCATGTTGTGGTTCTAGCTCCTGTAGGTGGCTTTGTTTTGCTCACACTATTGTTTATCATCACTTTCTTCACATGTAAACAAAGAGCACGACGACAACAAgatatggaggaagaggaagagtttCGGGAGCTACAAGGAACACCAGTGAGGTTCACTTTTCAACAGCTAAAAGTAGCAACCAGGCAATTCACAGACAAGCTCGGGGAAGGAGGATTCGGGTCTGTTTTCAAGGGGCAATTCGGTGATGAGAGAATTGCAGTGAAACGTTTGGATCAAGCTGGGCAAGGAAAGATGCAATTTTTGGCAGAGGTTCAGACAATCAGCAGCATCCACCACATCAATCTGGTGAGATTGATTGGTTTCTGTGCTGAGAAATCCCATAGGCTCTTGGTATACGAGTATATGCCCAAACGATCCTTGGACAGGTGGATCTATTGTCGACATGATAATAATGATCCTCCTCTGGATTGGAGCACACGATGCAAGATTATTACTCACATAGCCAAAGGACTCTCTTATCTTCACGAAGAGTGCACGAAAAGAATTGCTCATTTGGATGTCAAACCACAAAATATCCTCCTAGATGACAACTTCAATGCAAAACTTTCTGATTTTGGATTATGCAAGCTCATTGATAGGGATACGAGCCATGTGGTTACTCGAATGAGGGGCACACCTGGATATTTAGCTCCTGAATGGTTGACATCACAAATCACAGAAAAGGCTGATGTATACAGCTTCGGTATAGTGGTCATGGAAATCATTTGTGAAAGAAAGAACCTCGACACCTCGCGATCTGAAGAGAGCATCCATCTTATTACACTGGTAGAAGAAAAAGTGAAGAGCGATCAGTTGGTAGATTTAATTGATAAGAGCAGTACAGACATGCAAGCACACAAGAAAGATGTAATTCAGATGATGAAGCTTGCGATGTGGTGCTTACAGACTGAGTGCAAAAAAAGGCCTAATATGTCTGAGGTTGTCGGAGTCTTGGAAGGCAACATGAATGCAGATATCAACATAAGTAATAACTTTGTTGCAACAAGTCCAATTTTTTTTGGTATTGCTGGAAATGTAAGCTACTCAGCTCCACCTTTGGTCTCAGATGTATCAGGCCCAAGGTGA